A single genomic interval of Heteronotia binoei isolate CCM8104 ecotype False Entrance Well chromosome 11, APGP_CSIRO_Hbin_v1, whole genome shotgun sequence harbors:
- the LOC132579674 gene encoding uncharacterized protein K02A2.6-like — translation MKSRRQRQWAKTGYSPSDSLQPSFWLHSSERRKFQSTAQGQLHTECLQVASSRWNLGMHHSGQIFPAQQKLLLAKQVQLGCILWGSRVVIPPPLQKRVLESLHETHPGIVRMKALARSYVWWPGMDGEIEGWVRGCQTCQESRPEPPSAPVTRWESTRKPWSRLHIDFAGPFQGQTFIIIVDSYTKWLEVIPVGSTSSTAAIRALRRVLCTHGIPDTIVSDNGAAFTSADFQAFLQRYLIRHIRSAPFHPATNGQAERMVRTTKEALGRIVQGDWDHRLAAFLFDNRITPNPVTGVSPAELLMGRKLITRLDRLH, via the exons ATGAAATCCAGGCGCCAACGTCAATGGGCCAAGACTGGATACAGTCCCTCGGACTCACTCCAGCCATCATTCTGGCTGCACAGCTCTGAGCGACGGAAGTTCCAGAGCACTGCTCAAGGGCAGCTCCACACAGAGTGCCTGCAAGTCGCCTCGTCTAGATGGAACCTGGGgatgcaccacagtggccagatctttccaGCCCAGCAAAAGCTGCTACTGGCTAAGCAGGTGCAGCTG ggctgcatactttggggcagtagggtagtgattccacctccgctccaaaagcgtgttctagaatccctacacgagactcatcccggcatagtgcgaatgaaggctctggccaggagctacgtctggtggccgggaatggacggggagatcgagggctgggtccgcgggtgccagacctgccaggaatcccggcccgaaccgcccagcgcccccgtcacgaggtgggagtccacccggaaaccatggtcgagactccatatcgactttgcgggcccattccaggggcagaccttcatcataatagtggactcctacaccaaatggctggaggtcatccccgtagggtccacctcgtccacagccgcgatcagagctctgcgcagggtcctatgcacacatggcatcccggacaccatagtctctgataacggggccgccttcacctcagccgacttccaggcgttcctgcaaagatatctgatcaggcacataaggtcggctcccttccatccggccaccaacggccaggcggagcggatggtccgcacaacaaaggaggccctcggccgaattgtacagggggactgggaccacaggctggccgcgttcctcttcgataatcggatcacccctaacccggtcacaggagtcagcccggctgagctcctcatgggacgcaaactcataacccggctggaccggctgcat